Within the Negativicutes bacterium genome, the region AGCCGGTTGTGGTCTGAGCCGATAAAATACTGTAAACAACCCGTCGGAACATCGAGACCGCATCCGTATAAACATTGAACTTCGCTAAGCCGATTACCGCGGCAAGCGAGGCAAAAAAAGCTACCATTAAAAAAACCTGTGTTTCGATATTTCTGATCAATTCCTTTTTGTTACCTTGCCAGACTGCATAATGCAGGCCGAAATTGAAGGAACCCAGGATAAAAAAGCAGATCGTAAGCGTTTCGTAAGACAAACTGTGGTAGTACATAATATTCTGTGAATTCGGCGCAAATCCACCGGTACTCCAGGAAGAGGCAAAGATAAAAAGCCCGTGAAAAAAGGCGGAGACCGGCTGCAAGCCGATCAGCATGCCATCGATCCATAACAACAAGGTTCCGATGGCAAGATAGACCAGGCTGATTTTCCAGATAATTCTCGCAGTACCTTTGACATTGGGAACCAATTCAATGTCTTTTGCTTCTCCCACATAAAACTTATAAGCTCCGCCGGTCTCTTTGACCAAAAATGAAAGCGCCAGCACCACAATGCCCTGTCCGCCCGCAAAGGTTAACAGGTGGCGCCAGAGATTCAACCCTAAAGACAGATGATCCAAATCCTGTATCAATAATAAACCGGAGGTGGTCAGCCCGCTCATGACATCAAAACAGGCATCCAGGAAAGAGCCGGTATGACCGCTCAAAAAATAGGGTATGGCGCCTGACACCATGGCGATCAGCCAGGACAATGAAGCCACGACAAAGCCATGCTTCCACTGCACATACAGCTTTTTTTCACGGGCCTCCCGGCCAATCAGCACAAGCGACAAGCCGATACTGATTGTAATGGCAATGCTGATCAGAAAATCGAGCACGGGGTTCAGTTCGTGAAAAAGGAAAGCCACCGAAAGCGGAATTAACATTAACAACGCAAAACCAATTGTGATATAACCGCTATAATAGCAGATGATTTTGCCATCCGGATACTTAACGTTAGAATGGACCATGATCTTACCTCATTACGATTGCTAGGGAAAGAAATAAAAATGCAGTGAATCCACCCACAAATAACAATTCAAATGCCAACCCAATAAAATCCTTTTTCATCTCATGCATTGGATGAGCTCCTGTTCCAAATCATTTTTTTAGTTCCGCTAAGCTTGCTTTATTGGCAATGATCAGGATATTATCCGATTCTAAAATGCGTGTATTGCCTCTGGGATAGATGACCTTTTCCTCCCGCAGGATTGAAATCAAAACACACTCGTCGGGTAAGACTAAGTCCTTGACCAATTGATCGCACCAGCTGTTGCTTTTCTCGATTTTAATCTCAGCCAGAATCATGGTACCCCGCTCCAAAACGTGTACGATTTTGAAATTGCCTTTATCAAACTCGTATTCAATTAAATTGGCGATGACTTCTGTGCTGCAGACTGTTTTATCCGCTCCCAACGCTTTAAACATCGGAATATTTTTGGGATTATTGACTCTTGTGATCGCTTCAGCAATCTGAAAACTGCTTTTGGCTATTTTACAGATGACTAAATTGACCTCATCCGTACCTGTTACGGCTGCAATCACTTCTGCTTGCTCAATTCCGGCATCTTTTAAGACATCAAGATCTGTGCCGTCTCCGCAGATAACAGAAATATCGACATCCTCGGCGATGGTACGGCAAACATCTTGATTTTTCTCGATCAATGTCACATCGTATTTTCTTTCTTTCAACGTCTTAACCAAATAATAGCCTACTTTGCCGCCGCCAATTACAATTGATTTCATGGATGACGCTCCTTTAAAGTGCTGCCAGCAAACGTTCCCGATCTTTTTTTCTGATCGTGCAGATAATCCTTTGCCCGTGTTCTGCGAACTCAGTTTTTTCTGGCAGAAGAATTGTGTTTCCCTCCCCGATTGCAGAAACGATACAGTGGTACTCTTCTTCAATTTCGCGCACGGCGATCCGTTTGGTGTGCCTGACGGCCGCATCGATGATTTCATATTCCGCATTTAAATCAAACAAAGAGGCTCCCCGCTGTAAGGCTAGCTTAACTTCCAGAATATCCAGTTCCAATTGGATCGGGTTGATGGTTTCGATCTGCAGATTATCATAAATGTATTTTCTGTTTGGATTCACAATCCGGGCAATGATTCTGGGAACCCGATAAACCTCTTTCGCGATCAGAGATACCGTAATATTGATGTTTTCATCTGCTGTTACGGCTAACAGGATGTCTGCCTCGTGAATGCCAGCTTCTGTTAAAATTTCATAATCATATTCGATTCCTTTAATTTTTACGCCATTGAACCCGCTGCCCAGTACATTCAGCCGCTCACTGGCTCGATCAACCACAGAAACATTATGCCCAACATCGGACAGATTATTGGCTAAAATACTGCCCAGCAAATCACAGCCAACAATGATAATGTTCATACGGATCCTCCTTTTGCTGACGGCAACGCCGCACCGGTCAAAATTTTAATTATCTCTGCTTCCTGATCAGCAGAGGCAATCAGTAGCAGAATATCACCTGCCAAAATCCGCGCATCGCCCCGGGGAATGAAATTTTCTTCCGCTCGAAGAATGCAGCTGATCATCACTTCTTTTGGCAGACTGATTTCCCATAACCTCTTACCGGTAATCGGTGAATCAGGCAGAACATTTACCTTCACTAGATTGATCCGGCCGTCAATAACCGGTATCAGTGTCGCACTATCGTTGATTGCCACTTGTTGTATGATCCGGTCCGTCACTGCGCCATCGGAACAAATCACTGAATCGATACCTGTTTTCGTAAAAAAGCTGATTTGGTTTTGGTCATGGACGATAGCTGCCGTATTTTTGACATGAAATACTCTCTTGCACAATTCACAAATGACAAGATTATCCTCATCCTTGGGGGTGAGAGCAATCGCCAAATCCGCGTCAGCAACATTTGCCTGCTGCAGAATGCAGGGTTTTGTGCCGTCCCCATTCACAACGAGCAGATGATCAATTTCGGTAAGCTTTAGGCAATCCTGATAACTGAGATTGACCGCTGTGACAGAATAACCTTTTCCGAGGAGAAAATGAGCAAGAAACTGTGCCTTACGCAATCCGCCAATTAAGAATGCCCTTTTCATTCAATTACCCGCTCCTTTTCAGGATC harbors:
- a CDS encoding TrkH family potassium uptake protein, translating into MVHSNVKYPDGKIICYYSGYITIGFALLMLIPLSVAFLFHELNPVLDFLISIAITISIGLSLVLIGREAREKKLYVQWKHGFVVASLSWLIAMVSGAIPYFLSGHTGSFLDACFDVMSGLTTSGLLLIQDLDHLSLGLNLWRHLLTFAGGQGIVVLALSFLVKETGGAYKFYVGEAKDIELVPNVKGTARIIWKISLVYLAIGTLLLWIDGMLIGLQPVSAFFHGLFIFASSWSTGGFAPNSQNIMYYHSLSYETLTICFFILGSFNFGLHYAVWQGNKKELIRNIETQVFLMVAFFASLAAVIGLAKFNVYTDAVSMFRRVVYSILSAQTTTGLSNVYARQFALEWGDFGILIMVIVMLIGGSSCSTAGGFKGLRVGVVIKGFFADIRKMLAPERNIRIYKFHHIKDYVLEDRVVKASALIILCYIGLFTIGTALGTCYGYPLADSAFEAASVTGNVGLTIGITAPGMPVLMKIYYILAMYLGRLEFLSVFGMIGYFIGGMKKLCAKARKA
- a CDS encoding TrkA family potassium uptake protein, with amino-acid sequence MKSIVIGGGKVGYYLVKTLKERKYDVTLIEKNQDVCRTIAEDVDISVICGDGTDLDVLKDAGIEQAEVIAAVTGTDEVNLVICKIAKSSFQIAEAITRVNNPKNIPMFKALGADKTVCSTEVIANLIEYEFDKGNFKIVHVLERGTMILAEIKIEKSNSWCDQLVKDLVLPDECVLISILREEKVIYPRGNTRILESDNILIIANKASLAELKK
- a CDS encoding NAD-binding protein is translated as MNIIIVGCDLLGSILANNLSDVGHNVSVVDRASERLNVLGSGFNGVKIKGIEYDYEILTEAGIHEADILLAVTADENINITVSLIAKEVYRVPRIIARIVNPNRKYIYDNLQIETINPIQLELDILEVKLALQRGASLFDLNAEYEIIDAAVRHTKRIAVREIEEEYHCIVSAIGEGNTILLPEKTEFAEHGQRIICTIRKKDRERLLAAL
- a CDS encoding NAD-binding protein, encoding MKRAFLIGGLRKAQFLAHFLLGKGYSVTAVNLSYQDCLKLTEIDHLLVVNGDGTKPCILQQANVADADLAIALTPKDEDNLVICELCKRVFHVKNTAAIVHDQNQISFFTKTGIDSVICSDGAVTDRIIQQVAINDSATLIPVIDGRINLVKVNVLPDSPITGKRLWEISLPKEVMISCILRAEENFIPRGDARILAGDILLLIASADQEAEIIKILTGAALPSAKGGSV